In the Podospora bellae-mahoneyi strain CBS 112042 chromosome 4, whole genome shotgun sequence genome, one interval contains:
- a CDS encoding hypothetical protein (EggNog:ENOG503PAJW), translated as MELLPSPSPALHSVTLTMPSTSHINIWAVLAATVQLAAGIPLSPAAADCNRAVLAEAADAYVASQKAGSLAPLQEFVASGWEYEENNKRIDATKSVLTQGLAIDHRRTIYDLFDCATFTELIAANNSQPHVIGTQIRHGADGKVTLIDSVASTTGSWLFNAQNTLKYALQEKWDIIPEGKRDSREKIKAAGDAYMSMWDDAKASSLVPWGAPCARLEGGAYTGRGDEDTCRQGIPTNSSQSPNTRRRYVIDESMGSVNILCVWEHMMNAADSHEFRLENGKVRYIHTMTECGGRVCRL; from the exons ATGGAGCTGCTCCCGTCCCC AAGTCCTGCTTTGCATTCTGTTACATTGACGATGCCTTCCACGAGTCACATCAACATCTGGGCTGTTCTTGCTGCCACAGTCCAACTAGCTGCAGGCATTCCTTTGTCACCGGCCGCAGCAGACTGCAACCGCGCCGTTCTGGCAGAGGCAGCAGACGCCTATGTTGCTAGCCAGAAAGCTGGCAGCCTGGCCCCCCTGCAAGAATTTGTTGCCAGTGGTTGGGAGTACGAGGAGAACAACAAGCGTATTGATGCAACGAAGTCCGTTCTGACACAAGGATTGGCCATTGACCACCGACGTACCATCTATGACCTCTTCGACTGTGCCACATTCACTGAGCTCATTGCCGCAAACAACTCACAGCCACATGTGATTGGCACTCAAATCCGCCACGGTGCGGACGGCAAAGTAACCCTCATTGACAGTGTCGCCTCCACGACTGGGTCATGGCTCTTTAATGCTCAAAATACGCTCAAATACGCCCTTCAGGAGAAATGGGACATCATCCCTGAGGGAAAGCGGGACAGCAGAGAGAAGATCAAGGCGGCCGGCGACGCCTACATGTCGATGTGGGATGATGCCAAAGCCTCGAGTCTCGTTCCCTGGGGGGCGCCGTGTGCGAGGTTGGAGGGCGGCGCTTATACAGGCAGAGGTGATGAGGACACATGCAGGCAAGGAATCCCGACAAACAGCAGCCAGTCACCCAATACGCGCCGCCGCTATGTTATCGACGAGTCTATGGGGTCTGTCAATATTCTTTGTGTTTGGGAGCACATGATGAACGCGGCCGACAGTCATGAATTCCGCCTTGAGAACGGAAAGGTACGATATATTCACACTATGACTGAGTGTGGAGGCCGAGTATGCAGGCTGTAG